The Thermasporomyces composti region GCGTGCACGACGTGCGGTGGTGCGTCCCACGGGGACGGCCTGGCCGCGAGGTGGATCAGACCCTCACAGCCGGCCAACCGAGCGCGCAGAGCGTCGTAGTCGGTGACGTCCACAGCGGTGACCGGGAGCGAGGCCGAGGTCCGAGCGGCCGGTTCGGCCACCTTGTCGAGCGCGACGACCTCGTGTCCTTCCGCCGCTGCGGCCGCGACCACGGCCCGGCCGAGTCGTCCACTGGCACCAGTGACGGCGATACGCACCCGCCCACCCCTCTGTGTCTTCGCCTCGGTGTCCCTGTCGGTGTCGCTGTCGGTGTCGGTGTCGCTGTCGGTGTCGCGGCGTTGCCGTGGTGTCGCCCTGTCCTCGCGGTCGACGACCGGGATCGCTTCGCGCTCGGTTCCCTCAGGGCGTCGGAACACGGCCGTGGACCGCGAGCCCGCACGCATCATCCCTGATCCCGCACGAGCGGTCGCGCCGACGGCCGAGGTTGGTCGCCCCTCGACGGCGAGACGGCGGCTCAGCCTTCGCCACGGAGCCGGGCGAGGAGGTCGTCCAGCTCCTCCGGCTTGACCAGGACGTCTCGCGCCTTCGATCCCTCGCTCGGTCCGACGACGCCCCGGCTCTCCAGGATGTCCATGAGCCGGCCGGCCTTGGCGAACCCCACCCGCAGCTTGCGCTGCAGCATCGATGTCGAGCCGAACTGGGTGGAGACGACGAGCTCGGCGGCCTGCAGCACGAGGTCCAGGTCGTCACCGATGTCGTCGTCGATCTCCTTCTTCGTCGCCGCCGACGCGGTGACGTCCTCGCGGTAGTTGGGCTGGAGCTGGCTCTTGCAGTGCTGGACGATCTTGCGGATCTCGGCCTCGCTGACCCACGCGCCCTGGATGCGGATGGGTTTGCTCGCGCCCATCGGAAGGAAGAGCCCATCACCTTGCCCGACGAGCTTCTCCGCGCCTGGCTGGTCGAGGATGACGCGGCTGTCGGCCATGCTCGACGTGGCGAACGCCAACCGGGACGGCACGTTGGCCTTGATCAACCCGGTCACCACGTCGACCGACGGGCGCTGGGTGGCGAGGACCAGGTGGATGCCGGCGGCCCGGGCCAGCTGAGTGATCCGGACGACGGAGTCCTCGACGTCGCGCGGCGCGACCATCATGAGGTCGGCCAGCTCGTCGACGATGACGAGCAGGTAGGGATAGGGCGCGAGGACTCGTTCACTGCCCGGCGGCGGAGTGATCTTGCCGGTACGGACGGCCTTGTTGAAGTCGTCGATGTGCCGGAAGCCGAAGGCCGCGAGGTCGTCGTACCGGCGGTCCATCTCGGACACCACCCACTGCAGCGCCTCGGCGGCCTTCTTCGGGCTGGTGATGATGGGCGTGATGAGGTGGGGGATGCCGTCGTAGGCCGACAGCTCGACCCGCTTCGGGTCGACCAGGATCATGCGCACCTCGTCCGGCGTGGAGCGCATGAGGATCGAGCAGATCATCGAGTTGATGAAGCTCGACTTACCGGAGCCCGTGGCGCCGGCCACCAGCAGGTGCGGCATCTTGGCGAGGTTGGCGACGACGAAACCGCCCTCGACGTCCTTCCCGAGGCCGACCACCATCGGGTGCGAGTCCCGACGGGCGACTGACGAGCGCAGGACGTCTCCGAGACTGACGATCTCCTTGTCGGGGTTCGGGATCTCGACGCCGATCGCCGACTTGCCGGGGATGGGCGACAGGATGCGGACCTCGTTGCTGGCCACCGCGTAGGCGATGTTCTTGCTCAAGGCGGTGACCTTCTCGACCTTGACCGCGGGACCGAGCTCGACCTCGTAGCGGGTCACGGTGGGACCGCGGGTGTAGCCCGTCACCTGCGCGTCGATCTCGAACTGCTCCAGCACCTCGGTGAGCCGCTCGACGATCTTGTCGGAGGCCTTCGTCCGAGGCTTGTGCGGCGACCCAGGAGCCAGCAGGTCGCTCGGTGGGAGAACGTACGTCACGTCACCCGACAGCGCCAGCTGCTCGACCCGTTGCGGGAGAGGTGAGTGCGGCGGAGGTTCCGGTGCCTTGGCCCCCTTGTCGGCGTCCGCCGGATCTGGTGCGGCGTCGACCGTCGCGCGCGCCTCGGTGCCGGACGCGTCGGCGCCGGTCGACCGGGCGCGTTGCGCCTCCTTGCCGGCCAGCACCGGGCTGTCGTACGGCAGGTCGCCGCCGACCGCGTCGTCGGACCCGCCTTGCGTCATGGCGCCGATCCGTCGGCGTGGCCGGGACCGACGCAGCGGCTGAGTCCGCTTGGCGTCCTCGTCGACCAACGTGTCGCCGTTCGCCGAGGAACCGGCCGAGCCAGGGTGGCGGATCCTCGTGTAGAAGTCGTGCACCCGGCTCGACAGCGCGTGCAAGGGAGTGCCGCCCAGGACGAGCACGCCGAAGAGCGTCAACAGCACCAGCAGGGGCGCCGCGACGTACGGCGTGAGCAGATCGGCCGGAAGCGAGGCCATGACGTACCCGATCGCTCCCCCAGCCGGCTCCAGGCTCTCGACCCCGTTCGTCGGGCGCGGGATGCCGTGCCGGATGTGGATGAGCCCCAGCGATCCGCCCAACACCGACAGCCAGCCGATGAGCTGACGTCCGCCGGGTCCGTCGCGGTCCGGATGACGAAGGGTCCGCCAGGCGACCACGAGGAGCAGCAACGGCATCGCCCAGCTCAACGTGCCGACACTGCCGGACACGATGCTCCGTACGACCTCGCCGACCCGGTTGGGCATCTGCCACCAGACCGACGCCGCGACGATCACCGCGACTCCGAGGACCAGCAGACCGACGCCGTCCCGACGGACCTCGGGGTCGACCTCCTCGGTGCCGGAGCCGAGCCGGCGCACGATGCCGCCGACGAGATGGGCGAGACCGAGCCACACGCCGACGACGAGGCGGGCCAGCGCGACACCCGCCCGACTGACCACGCCACTGCCCAAGGGCCGAGGTGGCGGGCGGCGAGCCTGAGGGCGGCGGGTGGCGCCACGGGTCTTGGTCGCGGTCGCCCTGGTGCGGGCGGAACTGGTGGTGCGTGCCTGCCCCCGGCCTACGGACGACGACGTACGGGGCGACATGACTAGTGAGCGTACGGGATCGCCGCTGCGGGCTCACGTCTCACACGCCGTCGCGGCCGAGGGCCCGGGATCGGACGTCACCCGGCGGATCCGGCGTGGTCGCGAGCGTCACCGAGGGGCTCGACGTACGTCAGCTCACGGCCAGCTCACGGCTCGTCAGCTCACGTCAGGTCACCGTTGGGAGCAGGAGTCCTGTCGGCCAGGAGTCACTGTCCGGAGCACGAGCCACTGCGGGAGCAGATCGCCACCCCTTGATCGTTGCCATGACATCAGCGGACGCTCAGAGCCTCTGGAGCTTCTGACCGACCTCAGCCGGACCACGAGGGAGGACGCACCGGCATGGCCCAGACCGACATCGTTGGGACGACCGAACCGCTGGCGTTGGACGACAGCTTCGTGCAAGACCCCTACGCGGTCTACGAGTGGCTGCGCGACGAGGGACCGGCCCGCAAGGTGCTCCTCCCGAGTGGGTGGGGCGTGTGGGTCGTCACCAGGTACGCGGAGGCTCGCGCTGCCCTCACCGACCCACGTCTGCGCAAGGACAGTCGGGTCCTCCAGCGGTACATGCCGGACGCGGCGCCTCCTGAGGATGACTCCTTGGCCCTGGCTTTGCAGGCCCACATGCTCAACTCGGACCCTCCCGACCACACCCGGCTCCGGAAGCTCGTGGGCAAGGCGTTCACCGCCCGTCGGGTCGCGGCGCTGCGACCGCGGATCGAGGCCATCACCACGGAGCTGCTCGACGCGATGGCGGACCTGGACGACGACCCGGTGGACCTGATCGACCACTTCGCCTTTCCGCTACCGATGACCGTCATCTGCGAGCTGCTCGGCGTCCCCGACGGCGACCGACAGGAGTTCCGCGCCTGGTCGACAACCGTTCTGTCGGACGCTCCGGACCAGGAGGTGCGCGCGGCGTCGACTGCGATGGCGGACTACCTCGTCGACCTGCTCGCGGTGAAACGCGCCAAGCCCGCGGACGACCTGCTCACCGGGCTCATCCAGGCGCGTGACCACGAGGACCGGCTCAACGAGCAGGAGCTCGTGTCCATGGTGTTCGTGCTCCTGGTCGCCGGGCACGAGACGACGGTCAACCTCATCGGCAACGGCACTCTCGCTCTGCTCCGCCACCCCGACCAGCTGGCCCGACTCCGTCAGGACCCGTCGCTCGTTCCGGGGGCCGTCGAGGAGCTGCTGCGCTACAACGGACCGGTCAACCTGGCGACGATGAGGTACACGACCGAGCCGGTCCGACTCGGCGATGTGGAGATCCCGGCCGGGGAGTTCGTCCTGGTCTCCCTCGCGTCCGCGAACCACGACGACCGACGGTTCGCGGACCCGGAGCGGCTGGACATCGGCCGCGAGGCGACGGGTCACCTCGCGTTCGGCCACGGCATCCACTACTGCCTCGGCGCGCCCTTGGCACGTCTGGAGGGGGAGGTCGCCTTCCGTCAGCTTTTCGACCGCTTCCCCGGCCTCCGGCTCGCCGCCGCGCCTGCGGAGCTGCGCTGGCGGAACAGCACGCTGATCCGCGGGTTGGTTCGCCTGCCCGTCCACCTGGCCTGATCGCGCCCCGCGGGCAACCTGCCTCGCGAGCAACCCGCCCCGTGGCACGCCGGCCACGGGTGGGCAGGACCACGGTGTGGCGCGCGCCGGCGCGGATGATGATCGACACAGAGGATGATCGGGGAGTGGGTGACGACCCCCTCTCCACCAACGAGTCGAAGGAGCCTCGTGACCGCGGACCCACTCGTGTCACACCTCCGCGCCGCCCGCGCGGCGCGCGCGTTCTCCGGCGCCGCCTGGTCGGTCGGCACCGCGGACGGACCGGTGAGTCGGGGTGTCGTGGGCACCCTGTCCTGGGATGGTCCGCCCGTCGCCGACGACACCCTCTGGGACCTCGCGTCGCTCACCAAGCCGATTGTCGGGCTCGCCGTCATGGCGCTGCTCGAGCGAGGACGGATCGCCCTCAGCGACTCGGTCGAGATGCACCTGCCGGACTATGCCGGGACCGAGGTAGGCGGTGTGACGGTCTGGCACCTGCTGACCCACACCGGCGGAGTGCCCGGGCACCAGCCGCTGTGGCGAACGCACTCGAACCGGTCGGGCATGCTCCGTGCGCTCCGCGAGCTGCGCCTGCAGAGTCCGCCGGGCACGCGGGTCGCCTACTCCTCCCCCGGTTTCATGATCCTCGGACTGGTCGCCGAGGCCGCGGCCGACCAACCGCTTGACGAGCTCGTCCGCCAGACGGTCACCGAACCGGTGGGGATGCCGGACACCGGGTTCAACCCTCCGCGCGACCGGTGGGCGCGGACCGCCGCCACCGAACGGTGTCCGTGGCGGGGGCGGGTCGTGCAGGGCACCGTGCACGACGAGAACGCCCACGTCTTCGGCGGTGTGGCCGGGCACGCCGGGCTGTTCTCCTCCCTCGGCGACATGGAGCGGCTCGCGCTCGCTCTGCTGCGTGGTGGCCGGACGGAGGCTGGTCGTCTCCTGGACGCCCACACGCTCCACGTCATGACCAGCCCGGCCACCGATCACCTCAACGAGCGACGGTCGTTGGCCTGGCAAGGAGTCGACCGGCTCGCGGCGGCTCCGGGCGACCTGCTCAGCGCCCGCGCCTACGGGCACACCGGCTTCACGGGGACGAGCGTGTGGGTGGACCCGGAGCTGGACTTCTACGCGGTACTGCTCACCAACCGCGTCCACCCGACCCGGGACTCGCCGCAGATCGCGACGGTTCGGGCGAGGTTCCACAACCTCGCCGTCCTGCGGACCCGACGTCAGCCCTGACGGAAGACCAGCCGAGCGGTTCGGTACAGCGACGCCACCTGCCAGGCCACGACGATCAGCGTGGCCAGGCCGACCAGGCTGACCGGGGTCGATGCCGCCATCATGTCGAGCGCCCGGGCCGGGGTGAGCAGGTTCATCGCCACCGAGCTCGCCACGACGGACGCCACGGCGACACCGCACACGGCGACGAGGGCGACGACGACGGGACGGACCGGCCGGCGTCGCCGTGCGGTCCAGGTCACCGAGGCGAGTCCCGCGACACCGCCCAGCGCACCGAGGATGCCGAACCCGTCGGTCAGCGTCGACAGCAGGCTGACCAGCCGGCTCGACGGCTCGGATGGCGACATCGCCGCGCCGGCCGGTGGCCACAGGCGCCAGGAGAGCATCCAGGCCAGCGTCAGCGCCGGCATCGAGAGCGCGAAGAGCGTCGCGGTCCGCCCCGCCTGGGCCGCGAGGAGCTCAGGACGATACGCCGCCGCCACGTCAGCAGGTGGGCCGGCGTCGGCGACCGCCCGGCGCTCGGCGTCGTGAGCGGACAGGCCCGCCCTTCGGTACGCGTGTGCGGCGTCGTGCAACCCGTCGGCCAGCTCGGCGAGGACGTCACGACGGAGGCCGCGGGGTCCGGGTAGATCCTTCGCCACCTGGCGCACGTACGCGCTGATGACGCTCACGCGTGGCTCCCGAGGGCCTCGCCAATGACCTTGGTGAAGTGTCCCCACGCGTCCCGCTCCCTGGCCAGGGCGAGCCGTCCAGCGGGGGTGAGCGCGTAGGTGCGCCGCCGCCGTCCGCCGACGACATTCCACTCGCCGCTGATGTACCCGGCCCGCTCGAGTCGGCGCAAGGCCGGGTAGACGCTGCCGGTGGGGGCATCCAGGGCCCCGCCGCTGCGGACCTGGAGCGACTCGATGATGGCATACCCGTGGAGGGGGCCGTCCTCGAGTGCGGCCAAGAGCAGGGCGTCGAGGTGGCCGCGGACGAGGTCGATCTTCACGACTCGCAGCGTAGCCCGTCGAACCGGTCATAACGCGGCCCGAGCGCGAGGTCAGGGTGCGCTCAGGGTTGCCCTGACCGCCGGCCCGGGGCGGGCCAGGGGCGTTCCGGATGCATGCGTAGGCAGCCAACGCATAGGGTCGTCGGCGTTCGTCATGAGGGAGGAGTTGTGACACCCGCCGCTAACCTCGCCGCCGCGGACGCCGTCTCATCCACGCAGTCCCCCACGGGACCGCGCGCCAGCCTGTGGACACTGCGCGTCATCGTGTCCCTCCACGCGCTGTTCGCCCTCGCTCAACCGGTGCTGGCGGGTGCGTACCTCAACGGCGAGTTCGACGCCCTCAGCTACCACGGGATCAACGCGGACCTCGTCATCTTCTTCGACATGGTCCAGTTCGTCGTCGCGGTGATCTACTGCTGGGCCGGGAAGGGCTCGGGTCTGCCGGCTCTCCTCTCCGTCGCGCTGTTCTTCGCCGAGGGTCTGCAGATCGGCATGGGCTACGAGCGCAACCTCTTGATCCACATCCCCCTCGGCGTCGGCATCGTCGTGCTGCAGCTCGCGCTCGCCGTGTGGGTCTGGCGCGCGAAGGCACGGAGACCGAGGAGCTGGGGTTTGCGCGCACGGCCCTCCAAGGCGCGCGCCCAGGCGCGTCCTCGCCCGTAGCGTTCCCCGCCCCGGGCCTCGACCATCGCCGGACTGTCAGCTCACATCGCAGGAAGTGTTCGTGATGACTTCGCCGTTCCGCCACGCCTCCGCGCGGCCCGCCCTCACCCGACGCGGGTTCCTCGGCCTCCTCGGCGCGGCCGGCGCCGCGACCGCCCTCGCCAGCTGCGGGCTCGGCGGGCTGATCGGCCAGACCGCCGAGCTGCTGACCAGCCGGGCTCCCCTGCCGAAGCCGTTCCGGGTGCCGTTGCCGATCCCGCCTGTCAAGCGTCCCGTGCGCAGCGACGGAACCACCGACTACTACGAGATCGTGCAGCGGCCGGCCGAGGTCGAGATCCTTCCAGGGCTGAAGACGCCGATCTTCGGCTACGACGGGATCTTTCCCGGCCCGACCCTGGTGACCCGCAGCGGCCGGCGCACGGTGGTCCGCCACCGCAACGAGCTTCCGGTGCCGGTCGTGGTGCACCTCCACGGTGGCCACACCCCGGCCGACAGCGACGGCTTCGCCACGGACCTCGTGCTGCCGACGAGCGGCTGGCGGCCTCCCCGCCACATGGCCCACGGAGGCGGCGCCATGCTGGGCGACGTCTCCGAGGGCGAGCGGGAGTACGTCTATCCGATGAACCAGCGCGCGGCGACGCTGTGGTACCACGACCACCGGATGGACTTCACCGGTCCCCAGGTCTACCGGGGCCTGGCCGGCATGCACCTGGTTCGGGACGACGAGGAAGAGGCACTTCCCCTTCCGGACGGCGACCGCGACATCCCGCTGATGATCTGCGACCGCGCCTTCGAGGAGGACGGCGCCTTCCGCTACCCCGCGCTCGACCGGAAGCTCTACGACACCCCCGGTGTGCTCCCCGACTACATGGAGGGTGTGCTCGGCGACGTCATCCTCGTCAACGGAGCGCCGTGGCCGGTGCTGGAGGTCGAGGGCGCCCGTTACCGCTTCCGCATCCTCAACGCGTCCAACGCGCGTCGGTACCGCCTCGCCCTCCGGCCGGGTCCCTCGGAGGGAGCTGCGTTCGTCCAGATCGGTGGTGACGGCGGCCTGCTCGAGGCACCGCGCGAGCACGACCACCTCGACATCGCGCCCGCCGAGCGTTTCGACGTGGTCGTGGACTTCTCGGCGTACAAGCCGGGCACCGAGGTGACCATGGTCAACCTGCTGGGCGAGGACTCGACCACCCGGGTCATGCGGTTCCGGGTCGGTCGCCGCGTGCGTGACCACAGCCGGGTACCCGCCAAGCTGTCCACGATCGAGCGCCTCGACCCGGCCAAGGCCGTCCGCACCCGCGAGTGGTGGTTCCGGCGCGGCAGGACCGGCAGCCACAAGGGCTGGACGATCAACGACAAGACGTTCGATCCCCGGCGGATGGACGCCCGACCGAAGCTGGGCGACATCGAGATCTGGCGGTTCGTCACCGACCTGCACCACCCGGTGCACGTCCACTTGGACCCGTTCCAGGTGATCAACCGGGGTGGCCACGCACCGGGCCCGTTCGACGCCGGCTGGAAGGACACGGTGGACGTCCGTCCGGCCGAGCACGTCGAGGTGGTCGTGCGGTTCACCGACTATCGCGGGCCGTACATGCTGCACTGCCACAACCTCGAGCACGAGGACATGGCGATGATGACGAACTTCGAGACGGTGTAGCCGCGCCCTTCGGGACCTCGAGCCGTGTCCTCGAGGGGTGCGAGCCCGCCGCCGGGGTCGTGCGGTCGCGTCCGGGCCCCTGTCACCTACGCGTCAGTCCCACCTACGCGTCACGGTGGTCGCCGTCTCACGCGGTGAAGGCGCGGTGCACCTTGGTGATCGCCGTGGCGATGTCGTCCACGTCCGCGGCGGTGTAGCGCTCGTTCCAGGCGATGACCAGCAGCCGCTTCGCGATGAGCGACTCCGCCACCGGACAGATCCCCTCGTCGTACGACGGGACCTCCCGCGCGGGCGGAACGCACAGCGGGTAGCCCGACGTGCCGTAGGTTTGACGCTCGGCCAGGACCGGCGTCCGGTAGACCGGTCGGGTGAGGTAGCCGCCGTTCGCTGGGATCCCCTCAGCGGCGAGCGCCTTCGCGTAGTCGTGGCACGTGCCGCCCGCTTGGTCCGGGTCGATGATGATCGGGTACTGCCAGTACGACATGCCGCCGTGGTCCGGTGGCGGGGTGATGCCAGCGAGTGGAGCGAGCGCCTTGCTCAGCCGCTCGGCGCCAGCCCGACGGTCGGCGACAACTCCGGCGAGCTTGGGCAGCTGGGCTCGCGCGACCGCCGCCTGCAGCTCGGTCATGCGGTAGTTGACCGACAGGAACAGGTGCGTCCGCTCGTCGGTGTCGCGCGGCCAGCCCTTGTCGGCGAAGAGCCGCATTCGTCGCGCCAGCGCCGCGTCGTCGGTGATGCACAGCCCACCGTCCCCTGCGGTGATGTGCTTGGACTGCTGGAGGCTGAAGCAACCGATGTGGCCGACGGTGCCGGCGAGCCTGCCGTCCGGGCAACGGGTCAGGTACGCCTGGGCGCAGTCCTCGATGAGCATGAGCCCGTGCTCGTCGGCCAGCGCTCGCAAGCTCGCCACCGGCGCTGGCGAGCCGAACAGGTGGACCACCATGATCGCGCGAGTGCGCGAGGTGATGCGCGCGCGAACCGACTCCACGTCGAGGTTGCCGGTCACCGGATCGACGTCGGCGAACACCGGCACGGCGTTCTGCATGAGGATGGGCAGGACCGTGCCGGCGTCGGTGATGGGGGTCGTGATGATCTCGTCGCCGGGCTCCGGGTTGACCGCGGCCACCGCGAGGTGAAGGGCAGCGGTGCCGGAGGTGGACGCCACGGCGTGCGCCACGGAGTAGTAGTCGGCGAACTCCCGCTCGAGTGCCCGCGTCTCGCCTCCGATCGTGGAGTTGAGTTGTCCTGAGGCGATGACGCGACGCAACGCCTCGAGCTCCTCGGCTCCGAGCGTCCGTCCGCTGGCGTTGTTGACGGTCGGGAACGGGGTCGTCCGCACTGGCGCGCCTCCGTCGAGCGCGAGATCGCCTGAGCTCATGCGCCTCCTCCTACCTCGCTCCGTGGCCGTCGTGGCCTGCCCTGGTTGGTCACCCATCCTTATACGGTCTTGACCTAAAGTCGAGCGTGCGTGAAGCTCGCCTCATGGGCCGGCGCCCAGCCCTCGCGCCACACCATCGAGGAGGAGCGATGCGCAACTCCAGACCGCCCCGACCATCCGACCACGTCAACCCCAGCAGACGCGACCTGCTGCGCACCACTGCGCTCGTCGGCGCCGCCGGAGCCCTCACGTCGCTGGGGGTTCCTCCAGCGGTGGCCGATACCGGCACCGCACCGCCCCGCCGACTCTCGGCGACCGTGTCCACCAAACGCGGGTCGACCTACTACACGCCTGCCAAGGTCGCCGCGGCACGACGGAACGTCGCCACCTACGACTGGGCGCGCCAGCTCCGTGACGACGCGGTCACCAGAGCGCAGCGCTACCTCGACAAGGGTGACGAGTGGCTGTGGAGCCTGGTGACCAGCCAGAGCCTCCCGCGCAGCTACGCGGTCAACCAGGACCTGGGCTCGCCCGTCACCGGCCGCGACATCTTCCAGTACGGCAACTACCCGTGGCTTGCCGATCCGTTGAACCGCCCCTGGAAGATCGTCGACCCCAGCAGCGACTACGTCTTCCCCACCAACGACTTCGCCGCCTACTACGCCAGCGGGCTCGACGAGCACGGCCTGTTCGACCCCGCTCGCGCGGACCGCAGCCTGCTGGTCAACGAGCTCTATCCCGAGCGTGGGCCCACGTGGGGCGTCGACGACGGCTTCGGCTGGGTCGACGAGGACGGCAACAAGTGGACGTTCATCGCCTACTACCACCACTGGCACCTGTGGTACAGCGGCACACCCACCGCGGAGGCGGCGATCGCGTACGCGTTGCGGTCGTTCCGGGACGCATTCCTCTACACCGGCGACCTGACGTACGCCCACGCCGGGCTCATCCTGCTCGACCGGATCGCCGACATCTACCCGGCGATGGACGCCTCCGCCTACAAGCGGGAGGACGGCTACCTGCAGTCGGACGGCCTGTCCGGCCAGGGCAAGATCCTCGGCTGCATCTGGGAGACCAGCCTGGCGAAGGACTTCATCACCGCCTACGACGCGTTCTTCCCCGCGATCGCGACCGCTGACGACGCGAACGTGGTGCCGTTCCTGTCGGCCAAGGCCGAGCAGTACGGCCTTCCCCCGAAGGACTCGATCGAGGCGATCAAGACCAACATCGAGGACAACATCCTGCGGGTGGCGTTGGAGGCGGTCCCGCGTGCCCAGATCCGGGGCAACTTCGGCTCCCACCAGGCGACGGCCGCGATGGCCGCGGTCGTGCTCGATTCCCCGACCGAGTCGAAGGAGTGGATCGACTGGGTCTTCCAAAGCGGACAGTACATTCCGCCGGACCAGATCACGGGCGGCAACGTCTACGCGACACTGGTCAACGACGTCGACCGTGACGGGTTCGGTAACGAGGCGTCCCCTGGATACAACTACGGGTGGATCAGCCAGCTGGCCGGTGTCGCTGACGCCCTCGCCGACTACGACGGCTACGCGGGCGCCGACCTGTACCAGCACCCCAAGTACGCCCAGATGATCGCCGCCCTGCCGGCGCTCGTCATGCTGAACCGCTACCTGCCACCGATCGGCGACACCTTGGCCACGGGACAGCCAGGCCTGCCGGGGACGGCCCAGCAGTACACGACCTACTTCGAACGGTACGGTGACCCGGTCTTCGCGCAGATGGCGTACCTGTCCAACGGCGAGTCGGTGGAAGGCCTCTACTCCAGCGTCTTCGCCGAGGTCGCCGACACCCAGGAGCGCATCGCGGCGATCGTGGAACGCGAGGGTCCTCTCGCGTTGCCGAGCGTCAACCTCACCGGCTACGGCTTCGCAGCGCTGCGGTCGGGCACCGGCCGCCACATGAGAGGCATCTGGACCTACTACGGCCGCAACCGCGGCCACGGGCACGCCGACGCGCTCAACCTCGGCATGCACGGCTTCGGCGTCGACCTGTTGCCCGATCTCGGCTACCCGGAGTTCGCGGACAACAACGCGCGCCGGCACGAGTGGACCGCGAACACCGTCGCCCACAACA contains the following coding sequences:
- a CDS encoding FtsK/SpoIIIE family DNA translocase encodes the protein MSPRTSSSVGRGQARTTSSARTRATATKTRGATRRPQARRPPPRPLGSGVVSRAGVALARLVVGVWLGLAHLVGGIVRRLGSGTEEVDPEVRRDGVGLLVLGVAVIVAASVWWQMPNRVGEVVRSIVSGSVGTLSWAMPLLLLVVAWRTLRHPDRDGPGGRQLIGWLSVLGGSLGLIHIRHGIPRPTNGVESLEPAGGAIGYVMASLPADLLTPYVAAPLLVLLTLFGVLVLGGTPLHALSSRVHDFYTRIRHPGSAGSSANGDTLVDEDAKRTQPLRRSRPRRRIGAMTQGGSDDAVGGDLPYDSPVLAGKEAQRARSTGADASGTEARATVDAAPDPADADKGAKAPEPPPHSPLPQRVEQLALSGDVTYVLPPSDLLAPGSPHKPRTKASDKIVERLTEVLEQFEIDAQVTGYTRGPTVTRYEVELGPAVKVEKVTALSKNIAYAVASNEVRILSPIPGKSAIGVEIPNPDKEIVSLGDVLRSSVARRDSHPMVVGLGKDVEGGFVVANLAKMPHLLVAGATGSGKSSFINSMICSILMRSTPDEVRMILVDPKRVELSAYDGIPHLITPIITSPKKAAEALQWVVSEMDRRYDDLAAFGFRHIDDFNKAVRTGKITPPPGSERVLAPYPYLLVIVDELADLMMVAPRDVEDSVVRITQLARAAGIHLVLATQRPSVDVVTGLIKANVPSRLAFATSSMADSRVILDQPGAEKLVGQGDGLFLPMGASKPIRIQGAWVSEAEIRKIVQHCKSQLQPNYREDVTASAATKKEIDDDIGDDLDLVLQAAELVVSTQFGSTSMLQRKLRVGFAKAGRLMDILESRGVVGPSEGSKARDVLVKPEELDDLLARLRGEG
- a CDS encoding cytochrome P450 family protein translates to MAQTDIVGTTEPLALDDSFVQDPYAVYEWLRDEGPARKVLLPSGWGVWVVTRYAEARAALTDPRLRKDSRVLQRYMPDAAPPEDDSLALALQAHMLNSDPPDHTRLRKLVGKAFTARRVAALRPRIEAITTELLDAMADLDDDPVDLIDHFAFPLPMTVICELLGVPDGDRQEFRAWSTTVLSDAPDQEVRAASTAMADYLVDLLAVKRAKPADDLLTGLIQARDHEDRLNEQELVSMVFVLLVAGHETTVNLIGNGTLALLRHPDQLARLRQDPSLVPGAVEELLRYNGPVNLATMRYTTEPVRLGDVEIPAGEFVLVSLASANHDDRRFADPERLDIGREATGHLAFGHGIHYCLGAPLARLEGEVAFRQLFDRFPGLRLAAAPAELRWRNSTLIRGLVRLPVHLA
- a CDS encoding serine hydrolase domain-containing protein: MTADPLVSHLRAARAARAFSGAAWSVGTADGPVSRGVVGTLSWDGPPVADDTLWDLASLTKPIVGLAVMALLERGRIALSDSVEMHLPDYAGTEVGGVTVWHLLTHTGGVPGHQPLWRTHSNRSGMLRALRELRLQSPPGTRVAYSSPGFMILGLVAEAAADQPLDELVRQTVTEPVGMPDTGFNPPRDRWARTAATERCPWRGRVVQGTVHDENAHVFGGVAGHAGLFSSLGDMERLALALLRGGRTEAGRLLDAHTLHVMTSPATDHLNERRSLAWQGVDRLAAAPGDLLSARAYGHTGFTGTSVWVDPELDFYAVLLTNRVHPTRDSPQIATVRARFHNLAVLRTRRQP
- a CDS encoding permease prefix domain 1-containing protein, with translation MSVISAYVRQVAKDLPGPRGLRRDVLAELADGLHDAAHAYRRAGLSAHDAERRAVADAGPPADVAAAYRPELLAAQAGRTATLFALSMPALTLAWMLSWRLWPPAGAAMSPSEPSSRLVSLLSTLTDGFGILGALGGVAGLASVTWTARRRRPVRPVVVALVAVCGVAVASVVASSVAMNLLTPARALDMMAASTPVSLVGLATLIVVAWQVASLYRTARLVFRQG
- a CDS encoding PadR family transcriptional regulator — protein: MKIDLVRGHLDALLLAALEDGPLHGYAIIESLQVRSGGALDAPTGSVYPALRRLERAGYISGEWNVVGGRRRRTYALTPAGRLALARERDAWGHFTKVIGEALGSHA
- a CDS encoding multicopper oxidase family protein, which translates into the protein MTSPFRHASARPALTRRGFLGLLGAAGAATALASCGLGGLIGQTAELLTSRAPLPKPFRVPLPIPPVKRPVRSDGTTDYYEIVQRPAEVEILPGLKTPIFGYDGIFPGPTLVTRSGRRTVVRHRNELPVPVVVHLHGGHTPADSDGFATDLVLPTSGWRPPRHMAHGGGAMLGDVSEGEREYVYPMNQRAATLWYHDHRMDFTGPQVYRGLAGMHLVRDDEEEALPLPDGDRDIPLMICDRAFEEDGAFRYPALDRKLYDTPGVLPDYMEGVLGDVILVNGAPWPVLEVEGARYRFRILNASNARRYRLALRPGPSEGAAFVQIGGDGGLLEAPREHDHLDIAPAERFDVVVDFSAYKPGTEVTMVNLLGEDSTTRVMRFRVGRRVRDHSRVPAKLSTIERLDPAKAVRTREWWFRRGRTGSHKGWTINDKTFDPRRMDARPKLGDIEIWRFVTDLHHPVHVHLDPFQVINRGGHAPGPFDAGWKDTVDVRPAEHVEVVVRFTDYRGPYMLHCHNLEHEDMAMMTNFETV
- a CDS encoding DegT/DnrJ/EryC1/StrS family aminotransferase; protein product: MSSGDLALDGGAPVRTTPFPTVNNASGRTLGAEELEALRRVIASGQLNSTIGGETRALEREFADYYSVAHAVASTSGTAALHLAVAAVNPEPGDEIITTPITDAGTVLPILMQNAVPVFADVDPVTGNLDVESVRARITSRTRAIMVVHLFGSPAPVASLRALADEHGLMLIEDCAQAYLTRCPDGRLAGTVGHIGCFSLQQSKHITAGDGGLCITDDAALARRMRLFADKGWPRDTDERTHLFLSVNYRMTELQAAVARAQLPKLAGVVADRRAGAERLSKALAPLAGITPPPDHGGMSYWQYPIIIDPDQAGGTCHDYAKALAAEGIPANGGYLTRPVYRTPVLAERQTYGTSGYPLCVPPAREVPSYDEGICPVAESLIAKRLLVIAWNERYTAADVDDIATAITKVHRAFTA